Proteins from a genomic interval of Paenibacillus sp. FSL R5-0623:
- a CDS encoding serine hydrolase encodes MFRILLALILCTGPILGQAGITVSAAQATQAVHIEVNGEQQSWKNAPLIIKGSTFVPLRDVVTSVKGTLKWDNRTKTATITVGRDKLIHQAGSNSIKVNKVDLATGVNSRTVNGTLMVPVRAMANAIKADIKVQRTATGQMNVNMVTDQVSLLNSEVASVDTYLREINYPGMALIARDGEVLLKQGYGLADEQTLNRPDQKTRIASLSKSFTAASILSLVEEGKINVQDPISKYISGIPKGDQITLHMLLSQTSGLPSAFGRGEGTSMEETVEEIRHKTLKFEPGSAYLYSNSGYVLLAYVVEQVSGMSYADYVQQTIMKPLGMKNSGEASRKVHTVSGFVQQDDAWVTAPYYVSQSGSGTIYSTVDDMLKWDRALYTDKILSQGTIEQMYEPYSDKNYGYAWILKENGTNRTVFHNGSGGGFATAFSRNLSDDITIILLGNHAGMDMTSLLDEVEAQTAKALQLQ; translated from the coding sequence ATGTTTCGCATTCTGTTAGCGCTCATCCTGTGCACAGGCCCGATTCTGGGACAAGCTGGTATTACGGTATCCGCAGCGCAGGCGACGCAAGCAGTTCACATTGAAGTGAATGGTGAGCAACAATCCTGGAAGAACGCACCACTTATAATCAAAGGCTCAACGTTTGTCCCACTGCGGGATGTGGTCACATCGGTTAAAGGCACGTTGAAATGGGATAATCGCACCAAAACGGCTACCATTACCGTTGGCAGAGACAAGCTAATCCATCAGGCTGGTAGCAATTCCATTAAGGTAAACAAGGTCGATCTGGCTACAGGTGTGAATTCACGTACCGTTAACGGTACGTTGATGGTACCTGTCCGAGCCATGGCTAATGCAATCAAGGCAGACATCAAAGTCCAACGCACAGCTACAGGTCAGATGAATGTAAATATGGTCACTGATCAAGTCAGCTTGCTGAATAGCGAGGTTGCAAGCGTAGATACATATCTGCGCGAGATCAACTATCCAGGTATGGCTTTGATCGCCCGGGATGGTGAAGTTCTGCTAAAACAAGGCTACGGACTTGCCGATGAACAGACGCTAAATCGCCCGGATCAGAAGACCCGAATCGCATCGCTGAGCAAATCCTTCACGGCCGCGTCCATTCTGAGTCTCGTGGAGGAGGGTAAGATTAATGTGCAAGATCCAATCTCCAAGTACATCTCAGGTATACCGAAGGGAGATCAGATCACACTGCACATGCTCTTATCTCAGACTTCAGGTCTGCCATCCGCATTTGGTCGGGGCGAAGGAACTTCTATGGAAGAGACTGTAGAGGAGATTCGCCACAAAACGCTGAAGTTTGAACCAGGAAGTGCCTATCTGTACAGCAACAGCGGTTATGTTCTGCTTGCATACGTCGTTGAACAGGTATCCGGCATGAGTTATGCCGACTACGTGCAGCAGACGATAATGAAACCACTTGGTATGAAGAATTCGGGAGAGGCCTCCCGTAAAGTGCATACGGTTAGTGGTTTTGTTCAACAAGATGACGCCTGGGTAACTGCGCCTTATTATGTGTCTCAATCCGGGTCAGGAACCATCTATTCCACGGTGGACGATATGCTGAAATGGGATCGTGCGTTGTATACGGACAAGATTCTAAGCCAGGGTACGATTGAACAGATGTATGAACCCTACTCCGATAAAAACTATGGCTACGCCTGGATTCTCAAAGAGAATGGCACAAACCGCACCGTCTTCCATAACGGTAGTGGCGGCGGGTTTGCCACAGCTTTTTCACGTAATCTGTCCGATGATATCACGATTATCCTGCTTGGCAACCATGCAGGTATGGACATGACTTCACTTTTGGATGAAGTTGAGGCACAGACAGCCAAAGCACTGCAATTGCAATAA
- a CDS encoding methyl-accepting chemotaxis protein: MKKRIRNWFTLTVKKRLIAALLLFLIVPSITVGWLSYQKAADQVKLEIIRSAQAKTEMLSLQINQMLDMEKDNAAQMAAGITSKDIINKSPALQRQMDRMSQNHKELGVLTAGADDGSWMKSPESEEQNYDPRERSWYKMGMSQDEPVISDTFQSASTGEWVVTAAVKLADGKGVFGANVSLNHLKESVDQIRIGKEGKLYMLDNGGKFLFHYNIESGTQSDEPYINEMYTKESGTVKYTYDGREVEAVYFTNPVTGWKIVGEMVPSEATEAVMPILIRSITIVASALVIGLILLVFIIRSIHRPLLQLTQAASKVSAGDLTVRVGLQRRDEFGLLGESFDTMTTSLRNVLGEVHDTSSQLAASSEELMASSEQTSKATEQVAELMQDAAAGTTLQNNSLAATGQLVGEMSIGVKEISSSAEDTARIALDASTKSEAGMVTVEEAVTHIQQVNDESKAMSVVIEDLRAKNEEILVIVAEITAIAKQTNILALNASIEASRAGEQGRGFAVVANEVKTLAHSSGASAERINELMHEMQEKTNAVQSTFARTGEGMVKSSQMVTEAGEAFNNIRTAVQLVAAQAGEVSAASRQIDGGMSHVNKAVSDTMVLSDRIASGTEDGSAAAQEQLATMEEVAASSAALSRMAEDLQSMIERFKL; the protein is encoded by the coding sequence ATGAAGAAAAGGATTCGCAATTGGTTTACTTTAACCGTAAAAAAACGCCTGATTGCTGCATTGCTCCTGTTCCTGATAGTACCGAGCATCACCGTGGGATGGTTGTCTTATCAAAAAGCGGCTGACCAGGTTAAGCTGGAGATTATTCGTTCCGCACAGGCCAAAACAGAAATGCTCAGTCTGCAGATTAATCAAATGCTGGATATGGAGAAGGATAACGCAGCGCAGATGGCTGCGGGTATTACTTCAAAGGATATTATTAATAAATCCCCTGCACTGCAAAGGCAGATGGATCGGATGTCTCAGAATCATAAGGAATTGGGTGTACTCACCGCAGGTGCGGACGATGGCAGTTGGATGAAATCCCCAGAATCCGAGGAACAGAATTATGATCCTCGAGAACGTTCATGGTATAAGATGGGCATGTCTCAGGATGAACCGGTAATCTCGGATACGTTCCAGTCGGCTTCGACGGGCGAATGGGTTGTGACCGCAGCGGTCAAGCTGGCTGATGGCAAAGGGGTATTCGGGGCCAATGTCAGTCTCAATCATCTGAAAGAATCCGTTGATCAGATACGCATCGGTAAAGAAGGCAAACTGTACATGCTGGATAACGGTGGGAAGTTCCTGTTCCATTACAATATTGAATCCGGTACACAGTCGGATGAACCTTACATTAATGAGATGTATACGAAAGAAAGCGGAACCGTGAAGTATACATATGATGGTCGCGAAGTGGAAGCTGTGTATTTCACCAACCCGGTGACAGGCTGGAAAATTGTTGGCGAGATGGTTCCTTCGGAAGCAACTGAAGCCGTAATGCCTATTTTGATTCGTTCCATTACAATTGTGGCATCTGCATTGGTTATTGGGCTGATTCTGCTTGTTTTCATTATTCGCAGCATTCATCGGCCATTACTGCAATTAACACAGGCAGCATCGAAAGTAAGTGCCGGGGATCTCACCGTTCGGGTAGGTTTGCAGCGCCGGGATGAGTTCGGATTGCTTGGAGAAAGCTTCGACACGATGACAACTTCACTGCGTAATGTGCTTGGAGAGGTACATGATACGTCCAGCCAGCTGGCGGCATCTTCGGAAGAGCTGATGGCAAGTTCGGAGCAGACATCGAAAGCCACAGAACAGGTGGCTGAACTGATGCAGGATGCAGCTGCGGGAACGACTTTGCAGAACAATAGTCTTGCTGCTACAGGCCAACTCGTAGGCGAAATGTCCATTGGAGTCAAAGAAATCTCATCAAGTGCTGAAGACACCGCTCGTATCGCTCTGGATGCTTCCACCAAGTCGGAAGCGGGCATGGTGACAGTGGAAGAAGCAGTTACCCATATTCAGCAGGTGAATGACGAGAGCAAAGCCATGTCTGTGGTCATTGAGGATCTGCGCGCGAAAAATGAAGAGATTCTGGTGATTGTGGCCGAGATTACGGCCATTGCCAAGCAGACGAACATTCTTGCTTTGAATGCATCCATTGAAGCTTCAAGAGCTGGCGAGCAAGGGCGCGGATTCGCGGTCGTAGCCAACGAAGTGAAGACACTGGCTCACAGTTCAGGCGCTTCAGCCGAGCGGATTAATGAGCTTATGCATGAGATGCAGGAGAAAACCAATGCGGTGCAATCCACTTTTGCCCGTACGGGAGAAGGTATGGTGAAGAGTTCGCAGATGGTTACAGAAGCGGGCGAAGCATTCAATAACATTCGTACTGCGGTTCAGTTGGTGGCTGCACAAGCTGGAGAAGTATCCGCGGCTTCCCGTCAGATTGATGGCGGCATGAGTCATGTCAACAAGGCAGTAAGTGATACAATGGTTCTGTCGGACAGAATTGCCTCTGGAACGGAAGATGGATCAGCGGCGGCTCAAGAGCAGTTGGCTACAATGGAAGAGGTTGCAGCTTCTTCGGCAGCATTGTCACGTATGGCTGAAGATCTGCAAAGCATGATTGAACGGTTTAAGTTGTAA
- a CDS encoding DUF2087 domain-containing protein — MKSSESWLQTASLEEIKRGYMEEGPAYICVCCGYRTEAGIIYPEDGVLYEAARYMRVHIEKVHGSVFEYLLELDKSVTGLSDVQRGLLAQFHEGKKDAEVQKALGIGSASTIRNHRFVLKEKERQAKIFLALMELLKSKDTQAPAEWVSPVTRHGHTIHRDSFDITGQDREKVLNKYFPEGTGGPLTTFHMQQKHKYIVLTEIAKRFETERKYSEKQVNELLKEVNDDYVEIRRYLIDYGLLEREPDGSQYWLESRADQQSAEVGKPERKEKREQEKMNRRKELQEQAKEVKTEAGVYQIRNERNGKVYIDSTLNLKTINGQRFMLQMGSHLNRKLQAEWNEYGESAFVIEVLETLKQDDNPYYDSKDALAKCLNRWFEQLEPYGDQGYHGDKKQSAE; from the coding sequence ATGAAATCATCGGAATCCTGGTTGCAAACAGCTTCATTGGAAGAGATTAAGCGTGGTTATATGGAGGAGGGTCCCGCCTATATATGTGTCTGCTGCGGATACAGGACGGAAGCGGGGATTATCTACCCTGAAGATGGAGTGCTCTATGAGGCAGCCCGTTATATGCGAGTGCACATTGAGAAGGTTCATGGATCGGTATTTGAATATTTGCTGGAGCTGGATAAAAGCGTAACCGGATTGTCTGATGTCCAGCGCGGATTGCTAGCCCAGTTTCATGAAGGAAAGAAGGATGCTGAAGTACAGAAGGCCCTTGGTATCGGGAGTGCCTCCACGATCCGCAATCATCGGTTTGTATTAAAGGAGAAGGAACGGCAGGCTAAAATATTCCTCGCATTAATGGAACTTCTCAAAAGTAAGGATACCCAGGCTCCAGCCGAATGGGTGTCACCGGTGACAAGACATGGACATACGATCCATCGTGATTCATTTGATATTACAGGACAGGATCGGGAGAAGGTGCTGAACAAGTATTTTCCAGAGGGTACCGGCGGTCCACTGACGACGTTTCATATGCAGCAAAAGCATAAATATATCGTGCTCACCGAAATTGCCAAACGATTCGAGACAGAGCGCAAATATTCCGAGAAACAGGTCAATGAGCTGCTGAAGGAAGTTAATGATGATTACGTGGAAATACGGAGGTATCTCATCGACTATGGTTTGCTGGAACGTGAGCCAGACGGCAGTCAGTATTGGCTGGAAAGCCGAGCAGATCAACAGAGCGCTGAAGTTGGAAAACCGGAGCGCAAAGAAAAGAGGGAGCAGGAGAAGATGAATCGTCGCAAAGAATTACAGGAACAGGCCAAAGAAGTCAAAACGGAAGCGGGCGTCTACCAGATTCGGAATGAACGGAACGGCAAAGTTTATATCGATAGCACACTTAACCTGAAAACCATTAACGGACAACGGTTCATGTTACAGATGGGTAGTCATCTGAATCGAAAGTTGCAGGCTGAATGGAATGAATATGGAGAGAGTGCGTTTGTAATCGAGGTGCTGGAGACATTGAAGCAAGATGATAACCCGTATTACGACTCCAAAGATGCACTCGCCAAATGTCTGAATCGCTGGTTTGAACAGTTGGAGCCCTACGGAGATCAAGGGTATCACGGAGATAAAAAGCAATCTGCTGAATAG